In one window of Geotrypetes seraphini chromosome 3, aGeoSer1.1, whole genome shotgun sequence DNA:
- the BEND3 gene encoding BEN domain-containing protein 3 → MSSVEIVDDDEEVTEVKSGSVKVEADFQDAVLDCSIMATATEEHLWEPPLSTGLEDLSKRKQALLTGSEPGTPLNIKKRRIIPESLLSCKKPRDVNSPTLGCLDQSSKVVSSSTMFLGDGDEPPSRITTTASYKKPLYGISHKITEKKIPPGPDQFAAYEVSSAGSPSPLRMLNDQRKRDSAGSAVAAAEADPNIFTLIQKMFYTLNALSSNMSQLHSKVDLLSLEVSRIKRKVSPVEHVAEFQPPPEYQLTSTELKQVLDQSVSAGDLACRLLVQLFPELFGDDEFGQGCSTCGFPGKKKLESLHLQLIRSYVEACYPSVKSTQVWQTECLPQVNDFFSRFWAQREMEGGQQQGIQQTAFYQTEEVDTVHFIEDKEQEEALSLDQTNVGMLDYTLDAQDLSDFLDEASSPGEFAVFLLHRLFPELFDQRKLAERYSCYGGSKKLPLDPHRLQMIRRYSEIYFPDVQEEEAWLQQCSQRMDDEMESIYVDSSDCEEVRDDCYDSSSLPDDVSVVKVEDGYEYERPGRRSKKIWLVPVDFDKIDFSPPDFEVPEPEYMLSKEQLRGIYESSLSIGNFASRLLVHLFPELFTHENLRKQYNCSGSLGKKQLDPIRIKLIRHYVELLYPRARNDRVWMLEFVGKLDERCRRRDTEQRRTYQQQRKVHVPGPERRDFMSFELNPDRFRELLEGPPLPPERSSKDFCKIPLDELVVLPPDFPVPSAYVLSDKEVREIVQQSLSVGNFAARLLVRLFPELFTPENLRLQYNHSGACNKKQLDPVRLRLIRHYVEAVYPVEKMEEVWHYECIPSIDERCRRPNRKKCDILKKAKKAKK, encoded by the coding sequence AGCCTGCTTTCCTGTAAAAAGCCCAGAGATGTCAACTCTCCTACACTGGGATGCCTGGACCAGTCGAGCAAGGTCGTAAGTTCCAGTACCATGTTCCTTGGTGATGGAGATGAGCCACCTAGCAGGATCACCACCACTGCTTCCTACAAGAAACCACTCTATGGCATCTCACACAAAATAACCGAAAAGAAAATCCCACCCGGGCCAGATCAATTTGCTGCTTACGAAGTTAGCAGCGCTGGCAGCCCCTCCCCTCTCCGTATGCTGAATGACCAACGCAAGCGAGACTCTGCTGGTAGTGCTGTCGCGGCCGCTGAGGCTGATCCCAATATCTTTACTCTGATCCAGAAGATGTTCTACACTCTCAACGCACTGAGCTCCAACATGTCGCAGCTGCACAGCAAGGTGGACCTCCTGTCCCTGGAGGTGAGCCGGATCAAAAGAAAAGTGAGCCCAGTGGAGCATGTGGCTGAGTTTCAGCCACCCCCCGAGTACCAGCTGACGAGCACAGAGCTGAAACAGGTGTTGGATCAGAGTGTCTCGGCTGGGGACCTTGCGTGCCGGCTGTTGGTGCAGCTCTTTCCGGAGCTCTTTGGTGACGACGAGTTTGGGCAAGGCTGCAGCACGTGTGGCTTCCCGGGGAAGAAGAAGCTGGAGTCCCTGCATTTGCAGCTCATTCGGAGCTACGTGGAGGCCTGCTATCCATCGGTGAAGAGCACCCAAGTTTGGCAGACAGAGTGCCTACCACAGGTCAATGACTTCTTCAGCCGCTTCTGGGCccagagggaaatggaggggggccAACAGCAGGGCATCCAACAAACCGCTTTCTATCAGACTGAGGAAGTGGACACGGTGCACTTCATTGAGGACAAGGAGCAAGAGGAAGCTCTGTCCTTGGACCAAACCAATGTTGGCATGTTGGACTATACCCTGGATGCCCAGGATCTCAGTGACTTCTTAGACGAGGCTTCCTCGCCGGGGGAGTTTGCAGTGTTCCTGTTGCACCGCCTCTTCCCTGAGCTTTTTGATCAGCGGAAGCTGGCTGAGCGCTATAGCTGCTACGGAGGCTCAAAGAAGCTCCCACTGGACCCTCACCGGCTGCAGATGATCCGCAGGTACAGTGAGATTTATTTCCCCGACGTGCAGGAGGAGGAGGCTTGGTTGCAGCAGTGCAGCCAGCGAATGGATGATGAGATGGAGAGCATCTATGTGGATAGCAGCGATTGTGAAGAGGTTCGAGATGACTGCTATGACTCTTCTAGCCTACCCGATGACGTGTCTGTGGTGAAAGTTGAAGACGGCTACGAATATGAACGACCTGGGCGCCGGTCCAAAAAGATATGGCTGGTACCAGTGGATTTTGACAAGATTGACTTCTCCCCACCCGACTTTGAGGTGCCTGAACCCGAATATATGCTGAGCAAGGAGCAGCTGAGGGGCATTTATGAGAGCAGCCTGTCCATCGGCAACTTTGCGTCTCGCTTACTTGTGCACCTGTTCCCTGAGCTCTTCACACACGAAAACCTGCGGAAACAGTACAACTGCAGCGGCTCACTGGGCAAGAAGCAGCTGGACCCTATCCGAATCAAGCTCATTAGGCACTACGTGGAACTTTTGTACCCAAGAGCCAGGAACGACAGAGTGTGGATGCTGGAGTTCGTGGGCAAGCTGGACGAGAGGTGCCGGCGCCGGGATACAGAGCAGCGGCGGACGTACCAGCAGCAGCGGAAGGTGCATGTACCAGGGCCTGAGAGAAGAGATTTTATGTCCTTTGAACTGAACCCAGACAGGTTCCGGGAACTGCTAGAAGGCCCACCCCTGCCGCCAGAGCGGAGTAGTAAGGACTTCTGCAAGATCCCGCTGGACGAACTTGTGGTGTTGCCCCCAGACTTTCCCGTGCCCTCTGCCTACGTGCTCTCTGACAAGGAGGTGAGGGAGATTGTTCAGCAGAGCCTCTCTGTGGGGAACTTTGCTGCCCGGTTGCTGGTGAGGCTCTTCCCTGAACTTTTCACCCCCGAGAACCTCCGGCTGCAGTACAACCATTCGGGGGCTTGCAATAAGAAGCAGCTGGACCCGGTCCGGTTGAGACTGATCCGGCACTATGTGGAAGCAGTTTACCCAGTGGAGAAGATGGAGGAGGTGTGGCATTACGAATGTATTCCGAGCATTGACGAGAGATGCAGGCGGCCCAATAGGAAAAAATGTGATATACTTAAAAAGGCCAAGAAAGCGAAGAAGTGA